In one Chelmon rostratus isolate fCheRos1 chromosome 7, fCheRos1.pri, whole genome shotgun sequence genomic region, the following are encoded:
- the LOC121609756 gene encoding claudin-4-like, producing MVSAGFQMLGTALCIIGWIGTIVVCALPQWKVTAFIGQNIVTAQTTWEGIWMSCVVQSTGQMQCKVYDSMLALSRDLQAARALIIISILVGIIGILLAMAGGKCTNCVEDESSKAKIGVAAGVSFIVAGVLCLIPVCWNAHSIVRDFYNPMLGGSQKRELGASLFIGWGASALLILGGALLCANCPPKDNYSAKYSAARSTGPKDYV from the coding sequence ATGGTGTCGGCAGGCTTTCAGATGTTGGGCACTGCCCTGTGCATTATTGGCTGGATTGGGACCATTGTTGTCTGCGCCCTGCCCCAGTGGAAGGTGACAGCTTTCATCGGTCAGAACATTGTCACTGCTCAAACCACTTGGGAGGGAATTTGGATGAGCTGTGTGGTCCAGAGCACAGGCCAGATGCAGTGCAAGGTTTATGACTCAATGTTGGCCCTTTCCCGGGACCTCCAGGCAGCCCGCgctctcatcatcatctctaTCCTGGTTGGCATCATCGGCATCCTCCTGGCCATGGCAGGGGGTAAATGCACCAACTGCGTGGAGGACGAGTCCTCCAAAGCCAAAATCGGCGTGGCAGCTGGTGTGAGCTTCATCGTTGCTGGTGTTTTGTGCCTCATCCCTGTGTGCTGGAATGCACACTCCATCGTAAGGGACTTCTACAACCCAATGCTGGGGGGCTCTCAGAAAAGGGAGCTTGGAGCTTCACTCTTCATCGGTTGGGGGGCCTCAGCCCTCCTCATCCTGGGTGGTGCACTTCTCTGTGCCAACTGCCCTCCCAAGGATAACTACTCTGCCAAGTACTCAGCTGCCCGTTCAACTGGACCCAAGGACTACGtctga
- the LOC121609757 gene encoding claudin-3-like, which yields MVSQGIQIIGISMAVIGWFMVIIVCALPMWKVTAFIGANIITAQTIWQGMWMNCVVQSTGQMQCKVYDSVLALPQDLQAARAMIIISILTGIFGLILSIAGGKCTNCIEEERSKAKACILAGVLFIVSGLLCLIPVSWSANTIITNFYNPLMIEAQRLSLFTMGRIGKEVAGQVISFIGLVGVSVTCGIPMWRVTSYIGANIVTGQIVWDGLWMNCVMQSTGQMQCKLNESVMKLSRDLQAARALVIISLVFGFIGFIITFIGAKCTGCLKKDSSKAKVVIIGGCLLIVSAVLVLIPVCWSATITITDFQNPLTIETQKREIGASIYIGWASAAILLIGGIILTTSCPPQKPMYGYPGYAPAPVYPYAGPVANPATYGPVYVPPSSQPYTGTGTYIPSKPYAAPNTYPAGQYL from the exons ATGGTTTCTCAGGGGATTCAGATCATAGGTATATCAatggctgtgattggctggttcATGGTTATCATTGTGTGCGCTTTACCCATGTGGAAGGTCACTGCTTTCATCGGAGCCAACATCATCACAGCTCAGACCATCTGGCAGGGCATGTGGATGAACTGTGTGGTGCAGAGTACAGGCCAGATGCAGTGCAAAGTCTATGATTCCGTGCTGGCTCTGCCCCAGGACCTGCAGGCCGCTCGTGCCATGATCATCATCTCCATCCTGACCGGAATCTTTGGACTGATCTTGTCAATCGCTGGTGGGAAATGCACTAACTGCATCGAGGAGGAGAGATCCAAGGCGAAGGCTTGCATCCTGGCTGGAGTTTTGTTCATTGTCTCGGGGTTGCTCTGTCTCATTCCAGTCTCCTGGTCTGccaacaccatcatcaccaACTTCTACAACCCGTTAATGATCGAAGCCCAGAG ACTAAGCCTTTTTACCATGGGGAGGATTGGCAAGGAAGTGGCAGGTCAGGTCATCAGCTTCATAGGCTTAGTTGGGGTGTCGGTGACCTGTGGGATCCCCATGTGGAGAGTGACCTCCTACATTGGAGCCAACATTGTGACAGGCCAGATAGTGTGGGACGGTCTTTGGATGAACTGTGTAATGCAGAGCACCGGGCAGATGCAGTGCAAGCTGAATGAGTCTGTTATGAAGCTGTCCAGGGATCTGCAAGCTGCCCGAGCCCTGGTCATCATCTCCCTCGTCTTCGGCTTCATCGGTttcatcatcaccttcattgGAGCTAAGTGCACCGGCTGCCTGAAAAAAGATTCATCAAAGGCCAAGGTGGTGATCATAGGTGGCTGTCTCTTGATTGTTTCTGCAGTCCTGGTTCTGATCCCTGTCTGCTGGTCTGCAACCATCACCATCACAGACTTCCAGAACCCCTTGACCATTGAGACACAGAAGAGGGAAATTGGAGCCTCCATCTACATTGGCTGGGCCTCTGCTGCGATTCTTCTGATCGGTGGGATCATCCTTACCACATCCTGCCCTCCTCAAAAACCCATGTATGGATATCCAGGGTACGCACCGGCCCCAGTGTATCCCTACGCTGGTCCGGTGGCAAACCCGGCAACGTACGGCCCTGTGTATGTTCCCCCATCGAGCCAACCATACACAGGCACTGGGACATACATACCAAGCAAACCATATGCAGCACCAAACACATACCCTGCTGGACAGTACCtctaa
- the LOC121609758 gene encoding claudin-4-like, which yields MVSMGRQMLGFALAIIGFLGTIIVCALPMWKVTAFIGANIVTAQVIWEGLWMNCVMQSTGQMQCKIYDSLLALPQDLQAARALVVIAIIVAAFGILLGIAGGKCTNFVEDTTAKAKVAIAAGIVFICAGVLILIPVCWSANTIIRDFYNPILTNAQRREERTMASMGMQMVGCALALFGWIGVLIVCGSPMWRVTAFIGNNIVTSQTMWEGIWMSCVVQSTGQMQCKVYDSMLALGTDLQAARALVVVSIITGIVGLLIAFAGGKCTNFIPEQRAKAKATVAAGVLLIISGFLCLIPVSWTASIIIRDFYNPVLVDAQKRELGASLYIGWGAGALLVFGGGLLCANCPPKEDETPSVKYLLNKSGGNGKEDSFRSLTKTYI from the exons ATGGTGTCAATGGGACGACAGATGCTGGGCTTTGCCCTGGCGATCATCGGCTTCCTGGGGACCATCATTGTGTGTGCCCTGCCTATGTGGAAAGTCACAGCCTTCATTGGAGCCAATATTGTGACAGCGCAGGTCATCTGGGAAGGCTTGTGGATGAACTGTGTGATGCAGAGCACAGGCCAGATGCAGTGCAAGATCTATGATTCCCTGCTGGCTCTACCTCAGGACCTTCAGGCTGCCAGGGCTCTTGTGGTCATCGCCATCATCGTTGCTGCCTTTGGGATCCTCCTTGGCATTGCCGGAGGCAAGTGCACCAACTTTGTGGAGGATACAACTGCCAAAGCCAAGGTAGCCATCGCTGCTGGAATCGTCTTCATTTGTGCCGGTGTGCTCATCCTCATCCCCGTCTGCTGGTCTGCCAACACCATCATCAGGGATTTCTACAACCCCATCCTAACCAACGCCCAGAGGAGAGA agagaggacgatGGCTTCCATGGGGATGCAGATGGTGGGTTGCGCCCTGGCCCTTTTCGGCTGGATCGGGGTGCTCATTGTCTGCGGCTCGCCCATGTGGCGGGTCACTGCTTTCATTGGCAACAACATAGTGACATCCCAGACTATGTGGGAGGGCATCTGGATGAGCTGCGTGGTCCAGAGCACTGGCCAGATGCAGTGCAAGGTGTACGACTCCATGCTGGCCCTGGGCACTGACCTGCAGGCGGCCCGCGCTCTGGTTGTGGTTTCCATCATCACAGGCATCGTGGGGCTCCTCATTGCTTTCGCTGGTGGAAAGTGCACCAACTTCATTCCAGAGCAGAGGGCCAAGGCCAAGGCGACAGTGGCAGCAGGTGTGTTGCTGATCATCAGTGGATTCCTCTGCCTGATCCCTGTTTCCTGGACAGCCAGCATTATCATAAGGGACTTCTACAACCCTGTGCTGGTAGACGCTCAGAAAAGAGAGCTCGGGGCCTCTCTTTACATCGGCTGGGGGGCTGGGGCACTGTTGGTCTTCGGAGGAGGGCTTCTGTGTGCCAACTGTCCCCCCAAAGAGGATGAGACGCCCTCTGTGAAGTACCTCCTAAACAAATCTGGAGGAAATGGCAAAGAGGATTCATTCCGATCTTTAACAAAGACGTACATTTGA
- the LOC121609755 gene encoding claudin-4-like, with amino-acid sequence MALQELGISLSMIGVAGTILICALPMWKVTAFIGTHLVVMQVFWEGLWMTCVSEYTGQLQCKLYDALLDLSPDLQAARGLICISLVLGCLGFLIFLLGARCTNCLSHPRIKARLVLSSGATFCLGALTTIVAVSWTANTIISDFHNPRVPEVLKRELGAAIYIGFVTSGLLFCGGAILCTSCPPQRARFPSSGYTLARTPTHSSYAIKNYV; translated from the coding sequence ATGGCTCTGCAGGAGCTGGGTATCAGCCTGTCCATGATAGGCGTTGCCGGGACAATCCTGATCTGCGCTCTGCCCATGTGGAAGGTGACAGCATTCATTGGCACCCATCTGGTGGTCATGCAGGTGTTCTGGGAAGGTCTATGGATGACTTGTGTTAGTGAGTACACAGGTCAGCTGCAGTGCAAGCTTTATGATGCCCTGCTGGACCTGTCGCCGGACCTCCAGGCGGCCCGAGGCCTCATCTGCATCAGCCTGGTGCTGGGATGTTTGGggttcctcatcttcctcctgggAGCACGCTGCACCAACTGCTTGAGCCACCCGAGGATCAAGGCTCGGTTGGTGCTGAGCTCCGGAGCCACCTTCTGCCTGGGTGCCCTCACCACCATAGTTGCTGTTTCCTGGACGGCAAACACCATCATCAGTGACTTCCACAACCCACGAGTCCCTGAGGTGCTGAAGAGGGAGCTCGGAGCAGCCATATATATAGGCTTTGTGACATCTGGGCTGCTGTTCTGTGGGGGAGCCATTCTGTGCACAAGCTGCCCACCACAGAGGGCCAGGTTCCCCTCCAGTGGGTACACACTGGCCaggacacccacacacagcagctacGCCATCAAGAACTATGTGTGA
- the LOC121609595 gene encoding claudin-4-like, giving the protein MERQLELAALGLALTGWLCAILTRCLALWKVSGTLDNTTATLPAYWDGVWLEWDHWDLAHDGSLHCSFYQSLMSLSGSFRTWRALIMAAIGAGAFAAVIGATGAVWFPLRGQIKVFSGTLFVLSGILLLIPTAWTCHHTSQPLEGAVLLRRDWGPALYLGWISFGLMLVGGVFLTTRCPTSERQVQQPEDSRYPNLNEEANHPLSRINRTAFTNSQYERRSEPI; this is encoded by the coding sequence ATGGAGCGGCAGCTGGAGCTCGCTGCCCTCGGTCTGGCCCTCACGGGGTGGCTTTGTGCCATTCTGACACGCTGCCTGGCTCTGTGGAAGGTGAGCGGCACCCTGGACAACACCACAGCTACTCTGCCTGCCTACTGGGATGGGGTGTGGCTGGAATGGGATCACTGGGACCTGGCCCACGATGGCAGCCTGCACTGCTCCTTCTACCAGTCTCTCATGTCTCTTTCTGGAAGTTTTCGGACATGGAGGGCCCTCATCATGGCGGCCATTGGAGCCGGAGCTTTTGCTGCGGTGATTGGAGCAACGGGGGCAGTGTGGTTCCCTTTGCGTGGTCAGATCAAAGTGTTTTCTGGTactctctttgttttgtcaggGATCCTGCTGCTGATCCCCACAGCCTGGACATGCCATCACACCAGTCAGCCACTGGAGGGTGCTGTGTTACTTAGACGAGACTGGGGACCTGCGCTGTATCTTGGTTGGATCTCCTTCGGTTTGATGCTGGTCGGCGGGGTGTTTCTCACCACCAGATGCCCCACCAGTGAGAGGCAGGTGCAGCAGCCTGAAGACAGCAGGTACCCGAATCTAAATGAGGAGGCCAATCACCCGCTGAGCAGGATCAACAGGACTGCGTTCACAAACAGCCAGTATGAGCGCAGATCAGAGCCTATCTGA
- the sbds gene encoding ribosome maturation protein SBDS has translation MSIFTPTNQIRLTNVAVVRMKRGGKRFEIACYKNKVMSWRSGAEKDLDEVLQTHSVFVNVSKGQVAKKDDLTKAFGTDDLTEICKQILAKGELQVSDRERQTQLETMFRDIATIVAEKCVNPETKRPYTVSLIERAMKDIHYSVKTSKSTKQQALEVIRQLKETMEIQRAHMRLRLVLPAKEAKRLKEKLKPLLQVVESEDFDEEMEMVCLVDPGCFREIDELIRCETKGRGSLEVLSLKDVEEGDEKF, from the exons atgtcTATATTTACGCCAACAAATCAAATACGGCTGACAAATGTGGCCGTGGTGCGgatgaaaagaggagggaagcGGTTTGAAATCGCCTGCTACAAGAATAAAGTAATGAGCTGGAGATCAGGAGC AGAGAAAGACCTGGATGAGGTTTTACAGACACATTCGGTTTTCGTCAATGTGTCCAAAGGACAGGTGGCTAAGAAGGATGACTTGACCAAAGCCTTTGGCACAGATGATCTGACAGAAATCTGTAAACAG ATTCTGGCCAAAGGAGAGCTCCAGGTGTCAGACAGGGAGAGGCAGACTCAGCTGGAGACGATGTTCAGAGACATTGCGACTATTGTGGCAGAGAAGTGTGTCAACCCTGAGACCAAGAGGCCGTATACAGTCAGTCTGATTGAGCGGGCGATGAAGGACATCCACTACTCTGTCAAGACAAGCAagagcaccaaacagcag GCTCTAGAAGTGATCCGGCAGCTGAAGGAGACCATGGAGATCCAGAGAGCCCACATGAGGCTGCGATTGGTGCTGCCAGCCAAGGAGGCCAAGAGGCTGAAGGAGAAGCTGAAACCGCTCCTGCAGGTTGTGGAGAGCGAAGACTTTGATGAGGAGATGGAAATG GTGTGTCTGGTGGATCCCGGCTGCTTCAGGGAGATCGATGAGCTGATCCGCTGTGAGACTAAAGGCAGAGGTTCTCTGGAGGTTCTCAGTCTGAAggatgtggaggagggagatgagAAATTTTAG